One Luteibacter sp. 9135 DNA segment encodes these proteins:
- a CDS encoding alpha-L-fucosidase yields the protein MVRRSLVPLIAAALAFGAAHAGEATAPTAGTVSPQVQDLRWQQATARFAPARKAILDHVGADVAKGPFRPDWASLKGYRSPAWYDDAKFGIFIHWGVYSVPAFGSEWYSRNMYQQGTKEFAHHVATYGPQSRFGYKDFVPMFKAERFDPDAWAALFREAGARYVVPVAEHHDGFAMYDSKLSEWTAVQKGPKRDVIGLLAKAIRAQGMRFGVSSHRAEHDWFFDGGRHFASDVNDPANAGLYGPAVDHLSKDDQNLADDWTFVSQAWLDDWLARTAELIDDYHPDIIYFDWWIGHPTFRNTLPTLLSYYYNQGAKRDGVVVNYKLGDFPEGAGTLDIERGQLTGIHATHWQTDTSVSEASWGYIDHDTYKSPTVIIHLLADVVSKNGNLMLNIGPRADGTIPQGAQDTLRGIGAWLKVNGEAIYGSKPWRVYGEGPTEVIGGTFQDTKTKPFTADDFRFTTGNGKLYAIELGWPAAGKATVHAIKPTDAVSNVELLADGSNVPFTQDGTGLHLRVPSHPVGSDAYVYRITLATPTTPKASP from the coding sequence ATGGTGCGACGATCCCTGGTCCCCCTCATCGCGGCGGCGCTGGCGTTCGGTGCCGCCCATGCGGGCGAAGCGACGGCGCCCACCGCCGGCACCGTGTCGCCGCAGGTCCAGGACCTGCGCTGGCAGCAGGCCACCGCCCGGTTCGCCCCGGCGCGCAAGGCCATCCTCGATCATGTCGGTGCCGACGTCGCCAAGGGTCCGTTCCGGCCCGACTGGGCTTCGTTGAAGGGCTACCGCTCGCCCGCCTGGTACGACGACGCCAAGTTCGGCATCTTCATCCATTGGGGCGTCTACTCGGTGCCGGCCTTCGGCAGCGAGTGGTATTCGCGCAACATGTACCAGCAGGGCACCAAGGAATTCGCGCACCACGTGGCCACCTATGGCCCGCAGTCGCGTTTCGGCTACAAGGATTTCGTGCCGATGTTCAAGGCGGAGCGGTTCGATCCGGACGCCTGGGCGGCGCTGTTCCGTGAGGCGGGGGCGCGCTACGTGGTGCCCGTGGCCGAGCACCACGACGGCTTCGCCATGTACGACTCGAAGCTGTCCGAGTGGACGGCGGTGCAGAAGGGCCCGAAACGCGACGTCATCGGCCTGCTGGCCAAAGCGATCCGTGCGCAGGGCATGCGCTTCGGCGTGTCGTCCCACCGGGCCGAGCACGACTGGTTCTTCGACGGCGGTCGCCACTTCGCTTCCGACGTGAACGATCCGGCCAACGCCGGGCTCTACGGGCCGGCGGTGGACCACCTCAGCAAGGACGACCAGAACCTGGCCGACGACTGGACCTTCGTCTCGCAGGCCTGGCTGGACGACTGGCTGGCCCGCACGGCGGAGCTGATCGACGATTACCATCCGGACATCATCTACTTCGACTGGTGGATCGGTCACCCGACCTTCCGCAACACGCTGCCCACCCTGTTGTCGTACTACTACAACCAGGGCGCGAAACGCGACGGCGTGGTGGTCAACTACAAGCTGGGCGACTTCCCCGAGGGCGCCGGCACGCTGGATATCGAGCGCGGGCAGCTCACCGGCATCCACGCCACGCACTGGCAGACCGACACGTCGGTCAGCGAGGCCTCGTGGGGTTACATCGACCACGACACCTACAAGTCGCCCACGGTCATCATCCACCTGCTGGCGGACGTGGTCTCCAAGAACGGCAACCTGATGCTCAACATCGGTCCGCGCGCGGACGGCACGATCCCGCAGGGCGCGCAGGATACGTTGCGCGGCATCGGTGCGTGGCTGAAGGTCAACGGCGAGGCCATCTACGGCAGCAAGCCGTGGCGGGTGTACGGCGAAGGCCCCACCGAGGTCATCGGCGGCACGTTCCAGGACACCAAGACCAAGCCGTTCACCGCGGACGATTTCCGCTTCACCACCGGCAACGGCAAGCTCTACGCGATCGAGCTGGGCTGGCCGGCGGCCGGTAAGGCCACCGTGCACGCGATCAAGCCGACCGACGCCGTGTCGAACGTCGAGTTGCTGGCGGACGGTAGCAACGTGCCCTTCACCCAGGACGGCACCGGGCTTCACCTGCGGGTTCCCTCCCATCCCGTCGGCAGCGACGCCTACGTGTACCGCATCACGCTGGCCACGCCGACCACCCCCAAGGCCTCCCCATGA
- a CDS encoding glycosyl hydrolase family 18 protein, protein MNRWKFLFVAGLFWLPLAAFAKAPVALFYLMGTQKSVASFEAHVDKIDLLVPTWYGVDENGLVSGGPDDYVLKIAQAHKLPVMPIVSAAGDRAKFHALLTNETAKKAMIASMIEQAKLHGFVGYQFDFENIAWTDRDALTLITRQTYEALHKNGLKLSMAVVPNAPGYAGQGAFGKWMWEYWRGAYDLKELSKVLDLVCLMTYDQHTRWTTPGPVAGMPWVMEQLQYAIKIVPKDKLSLGIGLYGYRWFTGNPVGADGKENSNISGTYIDADESFPLAKQFGVTMQWDPVEHESWFYFYRDQMREWVFLPDARAFRDRYDVVKQYGLEGFCAWVLGSEDPKIWDELPNAVR, encoded by the coding sequence ATGAATCGCTGGAAATTCCTCTTCGTCGCCGGCCTGTTCTGGCTGCCGCTGGCCGCGTTCGCCAAGGCGCCCGTGGCGCTGTTCTACCTGATGGGCACGCAGAAATCGGTGGCCTCGTTCGAGGCGCACGTGGACAAGATCGACCTGCTGGTGCCCACATGGTACGGCGTGGACGAAAACGGCCTGGTCTCCGGTGGTCCCGACGACTACGTGTTGAAGATCGCCCAGGCACACAAGCTGCCGGTGATGCCCATCGTGTCGGCTGCGGGCGACCGCGCCAAGTTCCACGCGCTGCTCACCAACGAAACCGCGAAGAAGGCGATGATCGCCAGCATGATCGAACAGGCGAAGCTGCACGGCTTCGTCGGCTACCAGTTCGACTTCGAGAATATCGCCTGGACCGATCGCGACGCGCTCACCCTGATCACGCGCCAGACCTACGAGGCGCTGCACAAGAACGGGCTGAAGCTGAGCATGGCCGTGGTCCCCAATGCACCGGGGTATGCGGGGCAGGGCGCCTTCGGCAAGTGGATGTGGGAATACTGGCGCGGCGCGTACGATCTGAAGGAGCTGTCAAAGGTGCTCGACCTGGTCTGCCTGATGACCTACGACCAGCACACGCGCTGGACCACGCCGGGCCCGGTGGCGGGCATGCCCTGGGTGATGGAGCAGCTGCAGTACGCGATCAAGATCGTGCCCAAGGACAAGCTGTCGCTGGGCATCGGCCTGTACGGCTACCGTTGGTTCACCGGCAACCCGGTGGGCGCCGACGGCAAGGAAAACTCGAACATCTCCGGCACCTATATCGATGCCGACGAATCGTTCCCGCTGGCGAAGCAGTTCGGTGTCACCATGCAGTGGGATCCGGTGGAGCACGAGTCGTGGTTCTACTTCTACCGCGACCAGATGCGCGAGTGGGTGTTCCTGCCCGATGCCCGCGCCTTCCGCGACCGCTACGACGTAGTCAAGCAATACGGGCTGGAAGGCTTCTGCGCCTGGGTGCTGGGGTCGGAAGACCCGAAGATCTGGGACGAGCTGCCTAACGCGGTGCGTTGA
- a CDS encoding alpha-L-fucosidase produces the protein MSTSVPFRRLKTCLATALLAALPGIAPAESFTDVKPSPQQVAWQDLEFGVIVHFGTNTFLDREWGDGTASPSVFNPDKVDPDQWARAVKAAGVRYMVLVAKHHDGFALWPTDQTDYSVKASPWKGGKGDLVRMASDAAKKNGLGFGIYLSPWDRHDPRYANAAAYDKYYLSELEELVQHYGPLTEWWLDGAGSAGHVYDFAKYVETLRTYQTNAMIFADVALFDYGDIRWVGNEDGVVQGENWNVIDRHGQLRWRPLEVDTPLHKGHWFYSSRPDFGTSLKTVDELMDNWESSVGHGGQLMLGVAPDTHGLLPEADVRRLADFGKALKARYGDAANLVAQHAPTDANTAAALDGDPSTFWSAPNGAANATLEVDLGREVTFDRAMTMEWLDGGQNVHGYAVQVWDGNGWKTVAQAQAIGHMKIDRFAPVTARRVRLNILSAVGTARIREFKLFAVNAPR, from the coding sequence ATGTCGACGTCCGTTCCGTTCCGCCGCCTGAAGACCTGCCTCGCGACGGCGCTGCTGGCGGCCCTGCCGGGCATCGCGCCGGCCGAGTCGTTCACCGACGTCAAGCCGTCGCCGCAGCAGGTGGCCTGGCAGGACCTGGAGTTCGGCGTCATCGTGCACTTCGGCACCAACACCTTCCTCGACCGCGAGTGGGGCGACGGCACCGCGTCGCCCAGCGTGTTCAACCCCGACAAGGTCGATCCCGACCAGTGGGCGCGCGCGGTCAAGGCGGCCGGCGTGCGCTACATGGTGCTGGTGGCGAAACACCATGACGGTTTCGCCCTGTGGCCCACCGACCAGACCGATTATTCGGTGAAGGCCAGCCCGTGGAAGGGCGGCAAGGGCGACCTGGTACGCATGGCGTCCGACGCGGCGAAGAAGAACGGCCTGGGCTTCGGCATCTATCTATCCCCCTGGGACCGACACGATCCGCGTTACGCCAACGCCGCCGCGTATGACAAGTACTACCTGTCCGAGCTGGAAGAACTGGTGCAGCACTACGGCCCGCTCACCGAGTGGTGGCTGGACGGCGCCGGCAGCGCGGGGCATGTCTACGACTTCGCCAAATACGTGGAAACGCTGCGGACCTACCAGACCAACGCGATGATCTTCGCCGATGTCGCCCTGTTCGACTACGGCGACATCCGCTGGGTCGGCAACGAGGACGGCGTGGTGCAGGGCGAAAACTGGAACGTCATCGACCGCCACGGACAGCTTCGCTGGCGGCCCCTGGAAGTGGACACGCCGCTGCACAAGGGCCACTGGTTCTACAGCTCCAGGCCGGACTTCGGCACGTCGCTGAAGACCGTGGACGAACTGATGGACAACTGGGAAAGCAGCGTCGGCCACGGCGGCCAGCTGATGCTGGGCGTGGCGCCGGACACCCATGGCCTGTTGCCCGAGGCCGACGTGCGCCGGCTGGCCGACTTCGGCAAGGCGCTCAAGGCACGCTACGGCGATGCGGCCAACCTGGTGGCCCAGCATGCGCCCACCGACGCCAACACCGCGGCGGCCCTGGACGGCGATCCGTCGACGTTCTGGTCCGCACCGAACGGGGCGGCCAACGCCACGCTGGAGGTGGACCTGGGTCGCGAGGTCACCTTCGACCGCGCCATGACGATGGAATGGCTGGACGGTGGCCAGAACGTGCACGGCTATGCGGTGCAGGTGTGGGACGGCAACGGCTGGAAAACCGTCGCCCAGGCCCAGGCGATCGGTCACATGAAGATAGATCGCTTCGCGCCGGTTACCGCACGGCGCGTCCGTCTGAACATCCTGTCCGCCGTGGGCACGGCGCGTATCCGCGAGTTCAAGCTGTTCGCGGTCAACGCACCGCGTTAG
- a CDS encoding glycoside hydrolase family 35 protein — MTRLVPRLALLVAGLLAVLPAAFANPPLTVSGAHFMRDGKPYQIIAGDIHFQRVPRAYWTDRLRKARAMGLNTITTYVFWNAVEPTPGQFDFSGNNDVAAFVKAAQAEGLNVILRPGPYVCGEWDAGGFPAWLFAEPGMRVRTRDPRFLAAADRYLQRLGKELAPLLASRGGPIVATELENEYGSYSDDKAYLGQIRDMLKRSGLADDLLLTYDGPDLLANGTLPDVTAVIDFAPGEAKKSFETLARFRPDAPRMAGEYWAGWFDAWGGKHADTDTKQQADELAWMLSRGDSVNVYMVHGGTSFGFMNGANFQGNPSDHYTPQTTSYDYDAALDEAGRPTPKYLRFREVIAKATGQALPPVPASPPLRSLPAFTLDESASLWDNLPAPHASEQPRSMEAYGQSYGYILYRTTVHGSFHGTLYLGDVRDYAAIYLDRDARGTVDRRLKQVSVPLDVGSGEHTLDILVENTGRVNYGPHLDDGRAGLVDPVMLGTDVLTGWQVYPLPMDTLRTLRGWTTAPVAGPAFHRGHVDIGTPADTFLDTRAFGKGALWLNDVNLGRIWSIGPQHDLYAPGPWFHRGRNDVVVFDLDTRDKPVVRGVDHRLWSDPAKQP; from the coding sequence ATGACGCGCCTCGTGCCGCGTCTCGCGTTACTGGTGGCCGGCCTGCTCGCGGTGCTGCCCGCGGCCTTCGCCAACCCGCCGCTGACCGTGTCCGGCGCGCATTTCATGCGTGACGGCAAGCCTTACCAGATCATCGCCGGCGACATCCACTTCCAGCGGGTGCCGCGGGCGTACTGGACCGACCGGCTGCGCAAGGCGCGGGCGATGGGCCTGAACACCATCACCACCTACGTGTTCTGGAACGCGGTGGAACCGACGCCCGGCCAGTTCGACTTCAGCGGCAACAACGATGTGGCGGCCTTCGTGAAAGCCGCGCAGGCCGAAGGTCTGAACGTCATCCTGCGCCCAGGGCCGTACGTGTGCGGCGAGTGGGATGCCGGTGGTTTCCCCGCCTGGCTGTTCGCCGAACCGGGCATGCGCGTGCGCACTCGCGATCCGCGTTTCCTCGCCGCCGCCGACCGCTACCTGCAACGCCTGGGCAAGGAACTGGCACCCCTGCTCGCGTCCCGCGGCGGCCCCATCGTCGCCACCGAGCTGGAAAACGAATACGGCTCTTACAGCGACGACAAGGCCTACCTCGGCCAGATCCGCGACATGCTCAAGCGGTCGGGCCTGGCGGACGACCTGCTGCTCACCTACGACGGCCCCGACCTGCTCGCCAACGGCACCCTGCCCGATGTGACGGCGGTGATCGACTTCGCGCCGGGCGAGGCGAAGAAAAGCTTCGAGACGCTGGCGCGCTTCCGGCCGGATGCACCGCGCATGGCCGGCGAATACTGGGCCGGCTGGTTCGATGCGTGGGGCGGCAAGCATGCCGACACCGATACGAAGCAACAGGCCGACGAACTGGCCTGGATGCTGTCTCGGGGCGACTCGGTCAACGTGTACATGGTGCATGGGGGCACCAGCTTCGGCTTCATGAACGGCGCCAATTTCCAGGGCAACCCCTCGGACCACTACACGCCGCAGACCACCAGCTACGACTACGACGCCGCGCTGGATGAAGCGGGACGCCCGACCCCGAAGTACCTGCGCTTTCGCGAGGTGATCGCGAAGGCGACCGGGCAGGCCCTACCCCCGGTGCCGGCGTCGCCGCCCCTGCGCAGCCTTCCCGCCTTCACCCTCGACGAATCCGCATCGCTGTGGGACAACCTGCCGGCGCCGCACGCGTCCGAGCAACCCCGGTCGATGGAAGCGTATGGCCAGTCCTACGGCTACATCCTCTACCGCACCACGGTGCATGGTTCGTTCCACGGCACGCTGTACCTGGGCGACGTGCGCGACTATGCAGCGATCTACCTCGATCGCGACGCGCGCGGCACGGTCGACCGACGACTGAAGCAGGTGTCCGTGCCGCTCGATGTCGGCAGCGGCGAGCACACGCTGGATATCCTCGTGGAAAACACCGGCCGCGTGAACTACGGGCCGCACCTGGACGACGGCCGCGCCGGCCTGGTCGATCCGGTGATGCTCGGCACCGATGTGTTGACCGGCTGGCAGGTGTATCCCCTGCCCATGGACACACTGCGCACGCTGCGCGGCTGGACGACCGCCCCGGTCGCGGGCCCGGCGTTCCACCGCGGCCACGTGGATATCGGGACGCCTGCCGACACGTTCCTGGACACACGGGCGTTCGGCAAGGGCGCCCTGTGGCTCAACGACGTAAACCTGGGCCGGATCTGGTCGATCGGACCCCAGCATGACCTTTACGCGCCCGGCCCCTGGTTCCACCGGGGCCGCAACGACGTGGTGGTGTTCGACCTGGACACGCGCGACAAACCCGTCGTAAGGGGTGTCGATCACCGGCTGTGGTCCGACCCCGCCAAACAACCCTGA
- a CDS encoding glycoside hydrolase family 3 protein: MSGPHATRRVAAVAAGLLLWVGHASAVTPAAAPEQRARDLVSRMSLDEKVAQLQSAAPAIPRLGIPAYEWWNEGLHGAARAGYATVFPQAIGLAASWNPDLLQQVGEAIAQEARARFDAIGAGHDHGRYEGLTIWSPNINIFRDPRWGRGQETYGEDPYLTGRLAVSFVQGIQGPDPAHPRAIATPKHFAVHSGPEAGRHGFDIDVSPHDKEATFLPSFRAAITEGHAGSVMCGYNALHGTPVCADAGLLQDTLRTSWGFTGFVVSDCDAVDDMTKFHYYRADNAGSSAAALRAGTDLDCGFAYAELGEAVRRGDVDVSVLDTALVRLFAARYRLGELGVSASPRARPAESPAHAALALDAAAQSMVLLKNDNGALPLRGTPRIAVIGPNADTVETLEANYHATSRAPVTPLQGLRTRFGTERIRYAQGSPVAVGVPVPVPETALRTQAAPGAATGLSGSYFVGTGFQGKPSATRVDRSIDFDWDHVTPAGLPKGTYAVRWTGALFPPGPGDYTLAVHVDRCFDCVGHDPVRLFVDGKLVVQDDGSDTAMQARLHFDDTRPHDIRLEYVHSGNDQGVRLQWLAPADAQLAEVDRTLSDADVAVAFVGLSPDVEGEELRIEVPGFAGGDRTDIGLPAAQRALLMRAAASGKPLVVVLMSGSAVALDEANERAAAIVAAWYPGQSGGTAVARLLAGDDNPAGRLPVTFYRSVRDLPPFTSYQMKGRTYRYFDGTPLYPFGHGLSYTRFAYAEARLSQPALTAGDTLTASVDVRNSGERDGDEVVQAYLGFPEGDKLAPHRTLVGLQRVHLRAGETRRITFVLDPRRLSSVDAAGQRAVVPGSYRLFLGGGQPGDAPGQSLEFTLQGRQALPR, from the coding sequence ATGAGCGGTCCTCACGCGACACGGCGTGTCGCAGCCGTCGCGGCGGGGTTGCTGCTGTGGGTGGGCCACGCATCGGCCGTCACCCCGGCGGCGGCACCCGAACAACGCGCCCGCGACCTGGTCTCGCGCATGAGCCTGGACGAGAAGGTAGCGCAGTTGCAGAGCGCGGCGCCGGCGATACCGCGGCTCGGCATTCCCGCCTACGAGTGGTGGAACGAAGGCCTGCACGGGGCGGCACGCGCGGGTTATGCCACGGTGTTTCCGCAGGCGATCGGCCTGGCCGCCAGCTGGAATCCCGACTTGCTGCAGCAGGTGGGCGAGGCGATAGCGCAGGAAGCGCGCGCACGCTTCGACGCCATCGGCGCGGGCCACGACCACGGCCGCTACGAAGGGCTGACCATCTGGTCGCCGAACATCAACATCTTCCGTGATCCGCGCTGGGGCCGTGGCCAGGAAACCTACGGCGAGGATCCCTACCTCACCGGCCGGCTGGCCGTGTCCTTCGTGCAGGGTATCCAGGGGCCCGACCCGGCGCATCCGCGCGCCATCGCTACGCCGAAGCACTTCGCCGTGCACAGCGGACCGGAAGCCGGTCGGCACGGCTTCGATATCGACGTGTCGCCGCACGATAAGGAAGCGACCTTCCTGCCGTCGTTCCGCGCCGCGATCACCGAAGGCCACGCGGGCTCGGTGATGTGTGGCTACAACGCGCTGCACGGCACGCCGGTGTGCGCGGATGCGGGGTTGCTCCAGGACACGCTGCGCACGAGCTGGGGCTTCACCGGCTTCGTCGTCTCCGACTGCGACGCGGTGGACGACATGACCAAGTTCCACTACTACCGCGCGGACAACGCCGGCTCGTCGGCGGCCGCCCTGCGCGCGGGCACCGACCTGGATTGCGGCTTCGCCTATGCGGAGCTTGGCGAGGCGGTGCGCCGCGGCGACGTGGACGTATCCGTGCTGGATACGGCCCTGGTCCGCCTGTTCGCGGCCCGCTACCGGCTCGGCGAACTCGGCGTGTCCGCATCGCCCCGTGCCCGGCCCGCCGAGTCGCCGGCGCATGCGGCGCTTGCGCTGGACGCGGCGGCGCAGTCGATGGTGCTGCTCAAGAACGACAACGGCGCGCTGCCCCTGCGCGGCACCCCGCGCATCGCGGTGATCGGACCCAACGCCGACACCGTGGAAACCCTGGAAGCGAACTACCACGCCACGTCGCGCGCACCGGTCACGCCGCTGCAGGGTCTGCGCACGCGGTTCGGCACCGAACGCATTCGTTATGCGCAGGGCTCGCCGGTGGCCGTGGGCGTGCCGGTGCCGGTACCGGAAACCGCACTGCGCACGCAGGCCGCACCCGGCGCCGCGACCGGCCTCAGCGGCAGCTATTTCGTCGGCACCGGTTTCCAGGGCAAGCCCAGCGCCACGCGCGTGGATCGCAGCATCGACTTCGACTGGGACCACGTGACCCCCGCGGGCCTGCCCAAGGGCACCTACGCGGTGCGCTGGACCGGCGCCCTGTTTCCACCCGGCCCCGGTGACTACACGCTGGCGGTGCATGTGGATCGCTGCTTCGACTGCGTCGGCCACGATCCGGTGCGCCTGTTCGTGGACGGCAAGCTCGTGGTGCAGGACGACGGTAGCGACACGGCCATGCAGGCCCGCCTGCACTTCGACGACACCCGACCGCACGACATCCGCCTGGAGTACGTGCACAGCGGCAACGACCAGGGCGTGCGGTTGCAGTGGCTGGCGCCCGCCGACGCGCAGCTGGCCGAGGTGGACCGTACGTTGAGCGACGCCGATGTCGCCGTGGCCTTCGTCGGCCTGTCGCCCGACGTGGAAGGCGAGGAACTGCGGATCGAGGTGCCGGGCTTCGCCGGCGGCGATCGTACCGACATCGGCCTGCCCGCCGCGCAACGCGCCCTGCTCATGCGTGCCGCGGCCAGCGGCAAGCCGCTGGTCGTGGTGCTGATGTCCGGCAGCGCGGTGGCGCTGGACGAGGCGAACGAGCGCGCCGCCGCCATCGTCGCCGCGTGGTACCCCGGCCAGAGCGGCGGCACCGCGGTGGCGCGCCTGCTGGCGGGCGACGACAACCCCGCCGGGCGCCTGCCGGTCACGTTCTACCGTTCCGTGCGCGACCTGCCTCCCTTCACCAGTTACCAGATGAAGGGGCGCACCTATCGCTACTTCGACGGCACGCCGCTGTACCCCTTCGGCCACGGGCTCAGCTACACGCGCTTCGCTTACGCCGAGGCACGCCTGTCGCAGCCGGCGCTGACGGCGGGCGATACCCTCACCGCCAGCGTGGACGTGCGCAACAGCGGCGAGCGCGACGGCGACGAAGTGGTCCAGGCGTACCTCGGTTTTCCCGAAGGCGACAAACTCGCGCCGCACCGCACGCTGGTCGGGCTGCAGCGCGTGCACCTGCGCGCCGGCGAAACGCGCCGGATCACCTTCGTCCTCGATCCCCGCCGGCTCAGCTCCGTGGATGCGGCTGGCCAGCGTGCCGTCGTCCCCGGCAGCTACCGACTCTTCCTCGGCGGCGGCCAGCCGGGCGATGCGCCGGGCCAGTCGCTGGAGTTCACCCTTCAGGGCCGGCAGGCGCTGCCGCGATGA
- a CDS encoding beta-N-acetylhexosaminidase has product MTVGSNGRKPAARHLGRRLALAAALACTGGLVHADALPLIPLPADIRQTEGSLAIDAHTVIAYAPGDRGAEAAAVYLAAELKRSRGLSLTPIPTRQPPHGAIVLRTDPAARVTQADGYTLDITGDGARIASRGDAGLFYGAVTLWQLASADGRQGATQLPDVAVRDWPRFAWRGLMLDVARHFHDVATVKQVLDTMAEHKLNVFHWHLSDDQGWRIQIKRYPRLTDVGAWRTPPGAGTFGEPERYGGFYTQEQVRDVVAYAAARHITVVPELDMPGHAQAAVAAYPDLVGVTGEHPAVSVDWGVNPYLYNVDDKSFTFIENVLDEVMALFPSKYIHLGGDEAVKDQWKQSPAVQAKMASLGIKDENALQSWFTDRLGDYLAKHGRRLIGWDEILEGGLPRTASIMSWRGVEGAVAAAKQDHDVVLAPAGWMYFDNLQSDRADEPNGRLSVLDLKRVYGFEPVDASLTPEQARHVLGTEATLWSEFIPSTRHIQHALFPRLDAMAEIAWSPRDVRNWDSFLQRLPAQVRRYAALDIDASDTAFAPGIHLDEPVSGILRAGKATVRIDTQTTFGTIRYTTDGSLPDTQAMDYAAPFDVTLPTTVRAATFAPDGTRMAAVRSRVIDRDTLLTRRTGELTKCADGSLGLRMPLLPDLGAMDTAVFDIDLFHACWAYPAAPLDGITGIRVDVARLARNYGLAHELSKVVSYPAKTAYGELEVHQDTCTGPLLATLPLPPGKALGERFVLQGKLPAVRGDHDLCLRSTAPITGPLYGLGSVKLTGPAR; this is encoded by the coding sequence ATGACCGTCGGCAGCAACGGCCGGAAGCCCGCGGCACGGCACCTTGGCCGCCGCCTGGCCTTGGCCGCCGCGCTGGCCTGCACCGGCGGCCTGGTGCACGCCGACGCGCTGCCGCTCATTCCCCTGCCCGCCGACATCCGGCAGACCGAAGGCTCGCTGGCCATCGACGCGCATACCGTCATTGCCTATGCGCCCGGCGATCGTGGCGCCGAAGCCGCCGCGGTCTACCTCGCCGCCGAACTGAAACGCAGCCGCGGCCTGTCGCTGACGCCCATCCCCACGCGACAGCCACCCCATGGCGCCATCGTGCTGCGCACCGATCCGGCCGCCCGCGTGACCCAGGCGGACGGCTACACCCTAGACATCACCGGCGACGGCGCCCGGATCGCCTCGCGCGGCGACGCGGGTCTTTTCTACGGTGCGGTCACCCTGTGGCAGCTGGCGAGCGCGGATGGCCGGCAGGGTGCGACGCAGCTCCCCGATGTCGCCGTCCGTGACTGGCCGCGCTTCGCGTGGCGCGGCCTGATGCTCGACGTGGCCCGGCATTTCCACGACGTGGCCACGGTCAAGCAGGTGCTCGACACCATGGCCGAGCACAAGCTCAACGTCTTCCACTGGCACCTCAGCGACGACCAGGGCTGGCGCATCCAGATCAAGCGTTACCCCCGCCTTACCGACGTGGGCGCCTGGCGGACGCCGCCGGGCGCGGGCACGTTCGGCGAGCCGGAACGCTACGGTGGCTTCTACACGCAGGAGCAGGTGCGCGACGTGGTGGCCTACGCCGCCGCCCGCCACATTACGGTGGTGCCGGAACTGGACATGCCCGGACACGCACAGGCCGCGGTGGCCGCCTACCCCGATCTGGTCGGTGTCACCGGCGAGCATCCCGCGGTTTCCGTGGACTGGGGCGTCAATCCCTATCTCTACAACGTGGACGACAAGAGCTTTACCTTCATCGAGAACGTGCTCGACGAGGTGATGGCGTTGTTCCCGTCTAAGTACATTCACCTAGGCGGCGACGAAGCGGTCAAGGACCAGTGGAAACAGTCGCCCGCCGTGCAGGCGAAGATGGCCTCGCTGGGCATCAAAGATGAAAACGCCCTGCAAAGCTGGTTCACCGACCGCCTGGGCGATTACCTCGCCAAACACGGCCGGCGCCTGATCGGCTGGGACGAAATCCTCGAAGGCGGCCTGCCGCGCACGGCATCGATCATGTCATGGCGCGGCGTCGAGGGTGCGGTGGCCGCGGCGAAGCAGGACCACGACGTGGTGCTCGCGCCCGCCGGCTGGATGTATTTCGACAACCTGCAGAGCGACCGCGCCGACGAGCCCAACGGCCGCCTGTCGGTGCTCGACCTCAAGCGCGTCTACGGCTTCGAACCGGTGGACGCGTCGCTGACGCCGGAACAGGCCCGGCATGTGCTGGGTACCGAGGCCACCCTCTGGAGCGAGTTCATTCCCTCTACTCGCCACATACAGCATGCACTGTTCCCGCGCCTGGATGCCATGGCGGAAATCGCCTGGTCGCCACGTGACGTGCGCAACTGGGACAGCTTCCTGCAGCGGCTGCCCGCGCAGGTGCGTCGCTATGCGGCACTGGACATCGACGCGTCGGATACCGCGTTCGCGCCGGGCATCCACCTCGACGAACCGGTGTCCGGCATCCTGCGCGCCGGCAAGGCCACGGTGCGGATCGACACCCAGACGACGTTCGGCACGATCCGCTACACGACGGACGGCAGCCTGCCCGATACTCAGGCCATGGACTATGCCGCGCCCTTCGACGTGACGCTGCCGACCACCGTGCGCGCCGCGACCTTCGCCCCGGACGGCACGCGGATGGCCGCGGTACGCAGCCGCGTGATAGACCGCGACACGCTGCTGACCCGACGCACCGGCGAGCTGACGAAGTGTGCCGATGGCAGCCTGGGCCTGCGGATGCCGTTGTTGCCCGACCTGGGCGCGATGGACACCGCGGTGTTCGACATTGACCTATTCCACGCCTGCTGGGCCTACCCGGCCGCGCCGCTGGACGGCATCACCGGCATCCGCGTGGACGTGGCCCGGCTGGCCCGCAATTACGGCCTGGCGCACGAGCTGTCCAAGGTCGTGTCCTACCCGGCGAAAACCGCCTACGGCGAGTTGGAAGTCCATCAGGACACCTGCACGGGCCCGCTGCTGGCCACCCTGCCCCTGCCACCGGGCAAAGCCCTGGGCGAGCGCTTCGTCCTGCAAGGCAAGCTGCCCGCGGTGCGTGGCGACCACGATCTGTGCCTGCGTAGCACCGCACCCATCACCGGCCCGCTTTACGGCCTGGGTTCGGTGAAACTGACCGGGCCGGCGCGATGA